From a single Alkalihalophilus pseudofirmus genomic region:
- a CDS encoding helix-turn-helix transcriptional regulator, whose translation METIELTNRQEHIVDIVKQNGPITGEQIAERLSLTRATLRPDLAILTMAGYLDARPRVGYFYTGKTGTELLGEKVKNITVRHYQSRPIVVQESSSVYDAICTMFLEDVGTLFVTDKQTTLVGVLSRKDLLRASLGKQALESIPVSIIMTRMPNITVCKEDDLIIEVAKKLINKQIDGLPIVQDVDYGSGYEVIGRITKTNITSLLVDLANEETI comes from the coding sequence GTGGAAACAATCGAACTCACAAATCGGCAAGAACATATTGTAGACATTGTGAAGCAAAATGGGCCTATTACAGGTGAACAAATCGCAGAGCGTCTTTCCTTAACGAGAGCAACTTTGCGTCCGGATTTAGCAATTTTAACGATGGCTGGTTATTTAGATGCCAGACCGCGAGTAGGATATTTTTATACCGGTAAAACAGGTACAGAGTTACTTGGAGAAAAAGTTAAAAATATCACCGTAAGGCATTATCAATCACGCCCAATTGTGGTGCAGGAGTCATCCTCTGTATATGATGCTATTTGTACAATGTTCCTAGAGGATGTTGGGACATTGTTTGTCACAGATAAACAAACAACGCTCGTTGGTGTGCTGTCTAGAAAAGATTTATTGCGTGCAAGTCTAGGAAAACAAGCATTAGAATCAATTCCAGTTAGTATTATTATGACAAGAATGCCAAATATAACAGTTTGTAAAGAAGACGATCTCATTATTGAAGTAGCAAAGAAGTTAATTAATAAACAAATTGATGGACTGCCTATCGTTCAAGACGTCGATTATGGTTCTGGCTACGAGGTCATTGGCCGAATCACTAAAACAAATATAACTTCGCTGCTCGTAGATTTAGCAAACGAAGAAACGATCTAG
- a CDS encoding pyruvate, water dikinase regulatory protein produces MVEMKQRPVVYVVSDSVGETAELVVKAAASQFNGAGVEVRRIPYVEDTGTIDEIIYLASQANALIAFTLVVPEIKNYLIERAAAKNVETVDIIGPMLNKIETLTGKEPRYEPGLVYRLDEDYFRKVEAIEFAVKYDDGRDPRGIMRADVVLIGVSRTSKTPLSQYLAHKRLKVANVPLVPEVEPPQELFKISAKKCIGLKISPEKLNDIRAERLKALGLKAQANYANIERIKEELVYAEDVMNRIGCPVIDVSNKAVEETANLISSMFQRK; encoded by the coding sequence ATGGTAGAAATGAAGCAACGTCCTGTTGTATATGTCGTCTCTGATTCTGTAGGCGAAACTGCAGAACTAGTGGTTAAAGCTGCTGCGAGCCAATTTAATGGTGCGGGTGTAGAAGTTCGCCGGATTCCATATGTAGAAGATACGGGAACCATTGATGAAATTATTTATTTAGCCTCACAGGCAAATGCTTTAATTGCATTTACGCTCGTTGTACCTGAAATCAAGAATTATTTGATTGAACGTGCTGCAGCTAAAAATGTAGAGACAGTAGACATCATAGGACCTATGTTGAATAAAATTGAAACGTTAACAGGCAAAGAACCAAGATATGAGCCTGGTCTTGTATACCGTCTTGATGAAGATTACTTTAGAAAAGTAGAAGCAATTGAATTTGCTGTAAAGTATGATGACGGGCGTGACCCAAGGGGAATTATGAGAGCAGATGTGGTGTTAATCGGGGTGTCGCGCACATCTAAAACGCCGCTTTCGCAATACCTCGCTCATAAGCGTTTGAAAGTAGCTAATGTTCCTCTAGTCCCTGAGGTGGAACCGCCGCAAGAACTCTTTAAGATCTCTGCTAAGAAATGTATCGGATTAAAAATTTCACCTGAGAAATTAAACGATATCCGTGCAGAACGCTTAAAAGCGCTAGGGTTAAAAGCTCAAGCTAATTATGCGAATATCGAGAGAATCAAAGAGGAACTTGTCTATGCTGAAGATGTAATGAATCGAATTGGATGTCCGGTCATTGATGTCTCGAATAAAGCAGTAGAAGAAACTGCAAATCTTATTTCAAGTATGTTTCAACGTAAGTAA
- a CDS encoding YaiI/YqxD family protein, with protein MSELIVKVFVDADSCPVKKEIVSICQKFNQSAVFVSSIAHEMNVPDGFTHVSVDSDKEAADMYILNQSKRGDCCVTQDHALASILLSKGVDVLSPRGYVYREETIMQMLDARYLSQKERRKGGKTKGPRAFTEEDRSLFCHQFTRILSKKAGK; from the coding sequence ATGAGCGAACTTATTGTTAAGGTATTTGTAGATGCAGATTCATGTCCTGTAAAAAAGGAAATTGTGTCGATCTGTCAGAAGTTTAACCAATCAGCTGTTTTTGTTTCCTCGATTGCACATGAAATGAATGTGCCTGATGGGTTTACGCATGTATCGGTTGATTCAGATAAAGAGGCTGCAGACATGTATATACTTAATCAATCGAAGCGTGGAGATTGCTGTGTTACGCAAGATCATGCATTAGCTTCTATTCTTTTGTCAAAAGGGGTCGATGTATTATCACCCAGAGGGTATGTATATCGTGAAGAAACCATTATGCAGATGCTTGATGCCCGTTATCTTTCACAAAAAGAAAGGCGTAAAGGCGGTAAAACAAAAGGGCCTCGTGCTTTTACAGAAGAAGATCGCTCACTTTTTTGTCATCAATTTACAAGGATTTTATCAAAAAAAGCAGGAAAATAG
- the dnaG gene encoding DNA primase gives MSGRIPEELIEQIRKSTDIVEVISDYVQLKKQGRQYIGLCPFHGEKSPSFSVSQDKQLYHCFGCGAGGNVFSFLMEHEGYTFVDAAKDLAGRANIDLPVQSQGETNRHSPTKMMIDGHELASKLYHHVLTLTEEGAGGREYAKTRKFTKEQLEHFQIGFAPNRWDSLKIILDKRGFSLEMMAKAGLLGIRESDNGYYDRFRNRLMFPIWDNQGKVIAFGGRSIGSDKPKYLNSAETPIFHKSNTLYALHLARPYIRKENAAILFEGYVDVVAAWGAGITNGVATLGTSLTQEQAKVLRRNAENITICYDSDRAGVDAAFRSATILEEAGCHVKIALMPEGLDPDDFIREFGAERFKTDVIGASLSLMAFKMRFLRKGRNLQDEGERLRYIEEVLREISSLKRAVERDHYLRQLADEFSLSLEALKQEQFQLYRAKKQQQAGKSEQPIKRHATKALNQKKLLPAYKNAERLLLAHMMRDIEIAEQVQERIGGAFNVDEHHAIAAYLFAYYGEGNEADPSQFVNRLEDPDLMRVASELAMLSVNEECSEQELIDYMKQIENYPKWVDIQQKEILMKQEHDPVAAAKLKMEIIQMKKQLH, from the coding sequence ATGAGTGGTCGAATACCCGAAGAGTTAATTGAACAGATTCGCAAATCTACTGATATTGTAGAGGTTATCAGTGACTATGTTCAACTCAAGAAGCAAGGCCGTCAATATATAGGCTTATGTCCTTTTCATGGTGAGAAGTCACCATCATTCTCTGTGTCTCAAGATAAACAACTCTACCATTGTTTTGGCTGCGGGGCAGGCGGAAACGTTTTTTCCTTTTTGATGGAACATGAGGGGTATACTTTTGTAGATGCTGCAAAAGACCTGGCAGGAAGAGCAAATATTGATCTTCCCGTTCAAAGTCAAGGGGAAACAAACCGTCATTCGCCTACAAAAATGATGATCGATGGTCACGAGCTTGCATCTAAACTGTACCACCATGTTCTTACATTAACAGAAGAAGGTGCAGGCGGCAGAGAATATGCTAAAACAAGAAAATTCACAAAAGAACAGCTTGAACACTTTCAAATAGGCTTTGCCCCAAACAGGTGGGATTCTCTTAAAATCATCTTAGATAAGAGAGGCTTTTCACTTGAGATGATGGCTAAAGCTGGATTGCTTGGAATTAGGGAATCTGATAACGGTTATTATGATAGATTTAGAAATCGGCTCATGTTTCCGATATGGGATAACCAAGGAAAAGTCATTGCGTTTGGCGGCAGGAGTATTGGTTCGGATAAGCCCAAATACTTAAATAGTGCGGAAACCCCTATTTTCCACAAAAGCAATACGTTGTATGCCCTTCATTTAGCGAGACCTTACATTCGTAAGGAAAATGCTGCCATCCTTTTTGAAGGGTATGTGGATGTAGTAGCAGCGTGGGGGGCAGGTATAACTAATGGAGTAGCGACACTTGGAACCTCTTTAACTCAAGAGCAGGCCAAAGTATTACGCCGTAATGCAGAAAATATAACCATTTGTTATGACTCTGACCGAGCCGGGGTTGATGCTGCATTCAGGTCAGCTACAATTCTTGAAGAAGCAGGCTGTCACGTGAAAATTGCACTGATGCCTGAAGGACTTGATCCCGATGACTTCATCCGAGAATTTGGAGCAGAGCGCTTTAAAACGGATGTAATAGGGGCAAGCTTATCATTAATGGCATTTAAGATGCGGTTTTTAAGAAAAGGAAGAAATCTGCAGGATGAAGGAGAACGTCTGCGCTATATCGAAGAGGTTCTTCGGGAGATTTCGTCTTTGAAGAGGGCTGTAGAACGAGATCACTATTTAAGGCAGCTTGCAGATGAATTTTCTCTTTCTTTAGAAGCATTAAAACAAGAGCAGTTTCAACTTTATCGTGCAAAAAAACAGCAGCAGGCAGGAAAAAGTGAACAGCCGATTAAACGGCATGCGACAAAAGCTCTTAATCAAAAAAAACTTCTCCCTGCATACAAAAATGCAGAAAGGCTGCTTCTTGCTCATATGATGCGGGATATAGAAATTGCAGAACAAGTGCAGGAGCGGATTGGCGGAGCGTTTAACGTTGATGAGCATCATGCCATTGCAGCTTATCTTTTTGCCTATTACGGTGAAGGTAATGAAGCTGACCCGAGTCAATTTGTGAATCGTCTAGAAGATCCAGATCTTATGAGGGTTGCCTCAGAGCTTGCTATGTTGTCGGTTAATGAAGAATGTTCGGAACAAGAGTTAATCGATTATATGAAACAGATTGAAAATTACCCAAAGTGGGTAGATATACAACAGAAAGAAATACTTATGAAGCAGGAACATGATCCCGTTGCAGCTGCAAAGTTAAAAATGGAGATTATTCAAATGAAAAAACAACTTCATTAA
- the rpoD gene encoding RNA polymerase sigma factor RpoD, with protein MAEKPLRPLAEGELSIDQVKEQLVEVGKKRGVLTYTEITEKLAVFDQDSDQMDEFFEYLGEQGVEILNESDDVPNLQQAAKEEEEFDLNDLSVPPGIKINDPVRMYLKEIGRVPLLSAQEEIELAKRIEQGDEEAKRRLAEANLRLVVSIAKRYVGRGMLFLDLIQEGNMGLIKAVEKFDYEKGYKFSTYATWWIRQAITRAIADQARTIRIPVHMVETINKLIRVQRQLLQDFGREPTPEEVAEEMELTPEKVREILKIAQEPVSLETPIGEEDDSHLGDFIEDQEALAPSDAAAYELLKEQLEDVLDTLTDREENVLRLRFGLDDGRTRTLEEVGKVFGVTRERIRQIEAKALRKLRHPSRSKRLKDFLE; from the coding sequence ATGGCAGAGAAACCATTACGCCCGCTAGCGGAAGGTGAATTGTCCATCGATCAAGTAAAAGAACAATTAGTTGAGGTAGGGAAAAAGAGAGGGGTCTTAACCTATACAGAAATTACAGAGAAATTAGCTGTATTTGACCAAGATTCTGATCAAATGGATGAATTCTTCGAATACCTTGGAGAGCAAGGTGTAGAGATCCTGAATGAGTCTGATGATGTTCCTAATCTTCAGCAAGCGGCAAAAGAAGAAGAAGAGTTTGATTTAAATGATTTGAGTGTACCCCCGGGTATTAAAATAAATGACCCTGTACGTATGTACTTAAAAGAAATTGGTCGTGTTCCCCTTCTTTCTGCTCAAGAAGAAATTGAGCTGGCAAAACGTATTGAGCAAGGAGACGAAGAGGCGAAGCGTCGTCTAGCAGAAGCTAACTTACGTCTTGTTGTATCGATTGCTAAACGTTACGTAGGGCGTGGAATGCTGTTCCTTGACTTAATTCAAGAAGGAAATATGGGATTAATTAAGGCTGTTGAGAAGTTCGATTATGAGAAAGGATACAAGTTCAGTACGTATGCTACTTGGTGGATTCGTCAAGCTATCACACGTGCGATTGCTGACCAAGCAAGAACCATTCGTATCCCAGTACACATGGTTGAAACGATTAATAAGTTAATCCGTGTTCAACGTCAATTACTGCAAGATTTTGGCCGCGAACCAACACCTGAAGAAGTAGCTGAAGAGATGGAGCTTACGCCTGAGAAAGTACGTGAGATCCTGAAAATCGCTCAAGAGCCTGTGTCGCTTGAAACACCTATTGGTGAAGAAGATGATTCTCACTTAGGAGATTTCATTGAAGACCAAGAAGCACTTGCACCATCTGATGCTGCTGCTTACGAATTATTAAAAGAACAGCTTGAAGATGTGTTAGATACATTGACTGATCGTGAAGAGAATGTATTACGTCTACGCTTTGGTCTTGACGATGGTCGTACGAGAACATTAGAAGAGGTAGGAAAAGTCTTCGGTGTTACTCGTGAACGTATTCGTCAAATTGAAGCAAAAGCACTTCGTAAACTTCGTCATCCAAGCCGAAGCAAGCGTCTAAAAGACTTCTTAGAATAG
- the cccA gene encoding cytochrome c550, whose translation MKGRPLLPFAIIAIVGIVVMISLSFIGLNQREAMQADEEGEEEVTEIEDPVAAGEELVQTSCIGCHGGDLSGGAGPALTSLEGQYTQEEITDIVVNGIGSMPSVNDNEVEADAIAQYLLSISE comes from the coding sequence ATGAAAGGAAGACCACTTTTACCATTTGCGATCATAGCAATTGTCGGGATTGTTGTTATGATTTCGCTTTCATTTATTGGGTTAAACCAGCGTGAAGCGATGCAGGCAGATGAAGAAGGAGAAGAAGAAGTAACTGAAATTGAAGATCCGGTAGCAGCTGGAGAAGAATTAGTGCAAACTTCTTGTATCGGTTGTCACGGTGGCGATTTAAGCGGTGGTGCAGGTCCTGCCCTAACGTCTCTTGAAGGTCAATACACTCAAGAAGAAATTACAGATATTGTTGTTAATGGGATTGGATCAATGCCGTCAGTTAACGATAACGAAGTAGAAGCAGACGCAATTGCACAGTATTTACTATCTATTTCAGAATAA
- a CDS encoding tRNA (adenine(22)-N(1))-methyltransferase has translation MNDRQLSKRLQRVAAYVPKGSKTADIGSDHAYLPCYLCLEDQTAKAIAGEVNEGPYLSAVSQVRQSGLTDRISVRMGNGLEVIEHADQVDVITIAGMGGALITSILEEGKGKLREVDRLILQPNVSAVTIREWLDREGWSLTSEEIIEEDHKIYEILVADRGENVMLYEEDRKKKMLLGPYLINEMNEAFQKKWTYEMKNWERILTQFERATETPELSAKKDELKHKIEMVQEVLR, from the coding sequence ATGAATGATAGACAATTGTCCAAACGATTACAACGAGTGGCGGCTTACGTCCCTAAGGGCTCAAAAACAGCTGATATTGGCTCTGATCATGCCTATCTTCCATGCTATTTATGTCTAGAAGACCAAACGGCAAAAGCAATTGCTGGAGAGGTCAATGAAGGGCCGTATTTGTCGGCTGTTTCACAGGTGAGACAATCTGGGTTAACAGACAGAATTTCCGTGCGTATGGGAAATGGTTTAGAAGTCATTGAACATGCGGACCAAGTGGATGTGATTACGATTGCAGGAATGGGTGGAGCTTTAATCACTTCGATCTTAGAGGAAGGTAAAGGCAAATTAAGAGAGGTAGACAGGCTTATCCTGCAGCCTAATGTTTCTGCCGTTACAATTAGAGAGTGGCTTGATAGGGAAGGATGGAGTCTTACTTCTGAAGAAATTATTGAAGAAGACCACAAGATCTATGAGATTTTAGTAGCTGACCGCGGTGAAAATGTAATGTTGTATGAAGAAGATCGCAAAAAAAAGATGCTGCTTGGACCTTATTTAATAAATGAAATGAATGAAGCATTTCAAAAGAAATGGACCTATGAAATGAAAAATTGGGAGAGAATTTTAACCCAATTTGAGAGAGCAACAGAAACGCCAGAATTGAGCGCGAAGAAAGATGAGTTGAAACACAAGATTGAGATGGTACAGGAGGTATTGAGATGA
- a CDS encoding Nif3-like dinuclear metal center hexameric protein, whose amino-acid sequence MTKLVNGQALIQHFESWSPKSYAVEGDRNGVMIGTLNKPIKKVMVALDVLEEVIDEAVRENVDLIVAHHPLLFRPLKKIDTNTAHGRIVEKAIKHDITIYAAHTNLDIAKGGVNDMMADALGLSHTEVLSPTQTTALKKVVVFVPETHAAAVREALGQAGAGHIGNYSHCTFNSNGIGTFLPGEGTNPHIGEAHTLERVEEIKVETIIPAHLQNRVIQALMKAHPYEEPAYDIYPLENKGETLGLGRIGQLPEEMTLRDFAEHVKQAFDVEGARVVGDLSAKVKKVAVLGGDGNKYMMQAKFKGADVMVTGDVYYHVAHDVMMEGLHIVDPGHNVEKIMKEGVKRFFEEFMQNKGYTTEVIASKPNTDPFQFV is encoded by the coding sequence ATGACTAAACTTGTAAATGGTCAAGCACTTATTCAACATTTTGAGAGCTGGTCACCTAAATCCTATGCTGTAGAAGGCGACCGTAATGGTGTCATGATTGGCACGTTAAATAAGCCGATAAAAAAAGTAATGGTAGCTCTTGATGTGTTAGAAGAGGTCATTGATGAAGCAGTTAGAGAAAATGTAGACCTAATTGTGGCGCACCACCCGCTGCTGTTCCGTCCTTTAAAGAAAATTGATACAAACACCGCGCACGGACGAATAGTAGAAAAGGCGATTAAACATGACATTACTATTTATGCCGCCCATACCAATCTTGATATTGCTAAAGGCGGAGTGAATGATATGATGGCTGATGCGCTGGGCCTTAGTCACACAGAAGTGCTCTCTCCAACACAGACAACAGCATTAAAAAAGGTTGTTGTATTTGTACCGGAAACTCATGCAGCTGCTGTGCGTGAGGCATTGGGGCAGGCTGGAGCAGGCCATATCGGCAATTATAGTCACTGTACATTCAATTCAAATGGTATAGGTACATTTTTACCTGGTGAGGGAACAAATCCTCATATTGGAGAAGCTCATACACTTGAGAGGGTGGAAGAGATAAAGGTAGAGACTATTATCCCTGCCCATCTTCAAAATCGTGTAATACAAGCACTTATGAAAGCTCACCCTTATGAAGAGCCTGCCTACGATATTTACCCGTTAGAGAATAAAGGGGAAACACTAGGTCTTGGACGAATCGGACAGCTTCCTGAAGAAATGACGTTGCGTGATTTTGCTGAGCATGTAAAACAGGCTTTTGATGTAGAAGGAGCAAGAGTTGTTGGTGATCTATCGGCAAAAGTGAAAAAAGTAGCTGTGCTTGGCGGCGACGGAAATAAGTATATGATGCAAGCGAAATTTAAAGGTGCTGATGTGATGGTTACAGGAGATGTTTATTATCATGTTGCGCATGATGTGATGATGGAAGGGCTGCATATCGTAGACCCGGGTCATAACGTTGAAAAGATAATGAAAGAGGGCGTGAAGCGCTTCTTTGAAGAGTTTATGCAAAATAAAGGCTATACCACAGAAGTTATTGCCTCAAAGCCAAATACAGATCCATTCCAATTTGTTTAA
- a CDS encoding 4-hydroxy-3-methylbut-2-enyl diphosphate reductase produces MNVMKISPRGYCYGVVDAMVLARQAAQNLDLPRPIYILGMIVHNQHVTEAFEEDGIFSLDGPNRVEILKQVEKGTVIFTAHGVSPEVRKLAKEKGLTVVDATCPDVTRTHDLIREKAAEGYEFIYVGKKGHPEPEGAIGVAPEAVHLVESVEDVSNLKAGTDKLIITNQTTMSQWDVSDIMKKAMEIYPSAEVHNEICLATQVRQEAVAEQAKECDLVIVVGDPKSNNSNRLAQVSEQIAGTKAYRIGDISELQLEWLKGVNLVGVTSGASTPTPITKEVITFLENYDPEDESTWTLERKVALQKILPKVKAKK; encoded by the coding sequence ATGAATGTGATGAAAATTTCACCTCGCGGATACTGTTACGGTGTAGTAGATGCGATGGTATTAGCTAGACAAGCAGCACAAAACTTGGACTTGCCAAGACCGATCTATATTCTTGGTATGATTGTCCACAATCAGCATGTAACAGAAGCATTTGAAGAAGATGGGATTTTTTCTTTAGATGGTCCAAACCGTGTTGAGATCTTAAAGCAAGTAGAAAAAGGGACCGTTATTTTTACGGCTCACGGTGTATCCCCTGAAGTTCGCAAGCTCGCAAAGGAAAAAGGGTTAACTGTAGTCGATGCTACATGCCCGGATGTGACGCGTACACATGACCTTATCCGCGAAAAAGCTGCTGAAGGATATGAGTTCATCTACGTCGGCAAAAAGGGGCATCCTGAACCTGAAGGAGCAATTGGGGTAGCTCCGGAAGCTGTGCATCTCGTTGAATCTGTAGAAGATGTTTCTAACCTTAAAGCAGGAACAGATAAACTCATTATTACGAATCAAACAACAATGAGCCAATGGGATGTATCTGACATTATGAAAAAAGCGATGGAGATTTATCCTTCTGCTGAAGTTCATAATGAAATTTGCTTAGCTACGCAAGTGAGACAAGAAGCTGTAGCTGAACAAGCAAAGGAATGTGACCTTGTCATTGTAGTCGGTGACCCTAAGAGTAATAACTCTAATCGTTTGGCTCAAGTATCTGAACAGATTGCCGGAACTAAAGCATATCGCATCGGTGACATCTCTGAGCTTCAGCTTGAATGGCTTAAAGGTGTAAATCTCGTAGGTGTAACCTCAGGAGCTTCAACTCCGACACCTATTACTAAAGAGGTCATTACATTTCTTGAAAACTACGACCCTGAAGATGAATCTACATGGACATTAGAACGTAAAGTAGCCTTGCAGAAAATTCTTCCTAAGGTTAAAGCGAAGAAATAG
- a CDS encoding CarD family transcriptional regulator — translation MFKVGDHVVYPYHGAGTIQDIEEKDVLGETHSYYILHFPLVDVKLMLPENRIDQSGLRKVIDQQELEVLVEALQNGPETPPSTSHFSRETENLLKSGNIIDAAHLISSLSKKQSERANGLHIQDRNHLQKARQMIASELVLMNDMTEEQAYEFIDSALLELN, via the coding sequence ATGTTTAAAGTTGGTGATCACGTCGTATACCCATATCACGGTGCTGGTACGATTCAAGATATTGAAGAGAAAGACGTTTTAGGTGAAACTCATTCCTATTATATCCTTCACTTCCCGCTCGTTGATGTCAAACTGATGCTGCCTGAAAACCGTATTGATCAATCGGGACTTCGAAAAGTTATTGATCAGCAAGAACTAGAAGTTTTAGTGGAAGCCCTTCAAAACGGACCTGAAACACCACCATCTACTAGTCATTTCTCACGTGAAACTGAAAACCTGCTTAAAAGCGGCAATATTATTGACGCGGCTCACCTGATTTCATCCCTTTCAAAAAAACAATCAGAACGAGCAAATGGACTGCATATTCAAGATCGTAACCATCTGCAAAAAGCTCGCCAGATGATAGCTAGTGAGCTTGTACTAATGAATGATATGACCGAAGAACAAGCGTATGAATTTATAGATAGTGCCCTACTTGAGCTTAACTAA
- the vrrA gene encoding VrrA/YqfQ family protein: MQRFMGPPLGPVPLQPAMYSAANFMQQAPMLSGAASSFAPYAPQAGGIARGIGGLSAAGRGGGLLARLFGGSATQALGGAGGIGRAAAGASGTMNFTTILQNTQRVLGLTQQVVPMVQQYGPLIRNMPAIWRIMRSNDTPSTAAPQAAGVPTNIAPQTIPSTAQTAGTLPVNSSGPNVTTASIKRVRRPRPINHTAQGLPAPKLYI; this comes from the coding sequence ATGCAACGTTTTATGGGGCCACCCCTTGGTCCGGTTCCCTTGCAGCCAGCGATGTATTCAGCAGCGAACTTTATGCAGCAAGCCCCCATGCTCAGTGGAGCAGCCAGCTCATTTGCTCCTTATGCACCTCAGGCAGGCGGTATTGCCAGAGGAATAGGAGGCTTATCTGCTGCAGGGCGCGGAGGTGGATTATTAGCTAGATTATTTGGCGGAAGTGCTACACAAGCGCTCGGAGGAGCAGGAGGGATCGGCCGGGCAGCTGCAGGGGCAAGCGGAACGATGAACTTTACAACGATTCTGCAAAATACTCAACGCGTCCTCGGATTAACACAACAGGTCGTGCCTATGGTTCAGCAATACGGACCTTTAATAAGAAATATGCCAGCCATATGGAGAATCATGAGGAGCAATGATACGCCTAGTACAGCTGCCCCGCAAGCAGCAGGCGTACCAACAAACATCGCCCCTCAAACGATTCCCTCTACAGCACAAACAGCAGGAACCCTGCCAGTAAATTCTTCTGGTCCAAATGTAACCACAGCTTCAATTAAAAGGGTCAGAAGGCCAAGACCAATCAATCACACTGCTCAAGGCTTGCCTGCTCCCAAACTTTATATCTAA
- a CDS encoding DEAD/DEAH box helicase has product MEASNFKRFELKPFLIEALSGQRFSLPTEIQERLIPAIKNGKDVIGQSQTGTGKTLSFLLPILDKIDPAKEEVQAIITAPTRELASQLFDELKKLLEHCPEEEMIHAKLLVGGTDRNRAIEGLKTQPHIVVGTAGRIGDLMDDKALLVYTAAMLVVDEADQMLDMGFIADVDKVASRMAEDLQMMIFSATIPEKLQPFLKKYMNDPRHVQVEPKHVTASKIEHRIVPLRNRDKLTFTVELAKSINPYFAIVFTNTKEQADEVTAAMQEAGLNVECLHGGLQPRQRKQIMKQVKEVKMQYLVATDLAARGIDVKGVTHIINFGLPKDLDFYVHRVGRTARAGADGVAYTIFEQNDQLAVEKLLKRGITFTYYDFKRGEWQKLDKPPLGVPGKRPKSASAKQETVKSGSSKEVVNTGSGKAKAKPKKVKPGYKKKARFKQAKEAQRERRISSRKKK; this is encoded by the coding sequence ATGGAAGCAAGCAATTTTAAAAGATTCGAATTAAAACCATTTCTAATAGAGGCGTTATCAGGACAACGTTTTTCATTACCAACGGAAATTCAAGAGCGACTAATCCCTGCGATTAAAAATGGCAAAGATGTCATCGGTCAATCACAAACAGGGACAGGGAAAACACTATCCTTCTTACTGCCGATCTTGGATAAAATAGATCCAGCGAAAGAAGAGGTACAAGCAATTATCACAGCACCGACTAGGGAGCTGGCATCTCAATTATTTGATGAATTAAAGAAATTATTAGAACATTGCCCAGAAGAAGAAATGATTCATGCGAAGTTATTAGTTGGCGGAACCGACCGAAACCGTGCGATTGAAGGATTAAAGACTCAGCCGCATATTGTAGTAGGAACGGCTGGACGTATCGGGGACTTAATGGATGACAAAGCATTGCTTGTTTATACAGCGGCTATGCTTGTTGTTGATGAGGCTGATCAAATGCTTGATATGGGTTTTATTGCCGATGTGGATAAAGTAGCATCACGTATGGCAGAAGACCTTCAAATGATGATATTCTCAGCAACGATCCCAGAGAAGCTTCAGCCATTTTTGAAGAAGTACATGAATGATCCGCGTCATGTTCAAGTTGAGCCAAAGCATGTTACGGCTTCAAAAATTGAGCATCGAATTGTGCCTCTTCGCAACCGTGATAAATTAACATTCACAGTAGAACTTGCAAAGTCTATTAATCCGTACTTTGCTATTGTATTTACAAATACAAAAGAGCAGGCAGATGAAGTAACTGCTGCAATGCAAGAAGCAGGATTGAATGTGGAGTGTTTACACGGAGGTCTACAGCCGCGCCAACGTAAACAGATTATGAAGCAAGTGAAAGAAGTGAAAATGCAATATCTTGTCGCAACAGACCTTGCTGCACGTGGAATTGATGTAAAAGGTGTTACTCATATTATCAATTTTGGTCTGCCTAAAGACTTAGACTTTTATGTACATCGTGTAGGTCGTACAGCACGCGCAGGAGCGGACGGAGTTGCTTATACGATCTTTGAGCAAAATGATCAGCTTGCGGTAGAAAAGCTGTTAAAGCGCGGGATTACATTTACGTATTATGATTTCAAGCGAGGAGAGTGGCAGAAGCTAGACAAACCACCTCTAGGGGTACCAGGTAAGCGCCCTAAATCAGCATCAGCTAAGCAAGAAACAGTGAAATCTGGTTCATCTAAAGAAGTTGTGAATACCGGCAGTGGAAAAGCAAAAGCAAAGCCTAAAAAAGTAAAGCCTGGCTATAAGAAAAAAGCTCGTTTTAAACAAGCGAAAGAAGCACAAAGAGAGCGTCGCATTTCATCACGCAAAAAGAAATAA